One region of Sus scrofa isolate TJ Tabasco breed Duroc chromosome 3, Sscrofa11.1, whole genome shotgun sequence genomic DNA includes:
- the C3H7orf26 gene encoding uncharacterized protein C7orf26 homolog isoform X1 produces MSDIRHSLLRRDALSAAKEVLYHLDIYFSSQLQSAPLPIVDKGPVELLEEFVFQVPKERGAQPKRLNSLQELQLLEIMCNYFQEQTKDSVRQIIFSSLFSPQGNKADDNRMSLLGKLVSMAVAVCRIPVLECAASWLQRTPVVYCVRLARALVDDYCCLVPGSVQTLKQIFSASPRFCCQFITSVTALYDLSSDELIPPLDLLEMIVTWIFEDPRLILITFLNTPIAANLPIGFLELTPLTGLIRWCVKAPLAYKRKKKPSLANGHVPAKVAKDSAGMDRDSHLLYSKLHLSVLQVLMMLQVHLTEKNLYGRLGLILFDHMVPLVEEINRLADELNPLNASQEIELSLDRLAQALQVAMASGALLCTRDDLRTLCSRLPHNNLLQLVISGPVQQSPHAALPPGFYPHIHTPPLGYGAVPAHPAAHPALPTHPGHTFISGMTFPFRPIR; encoded by the exons ATGAGCGACATCCGTCACTCGCTGCTGCGCCGCGACGCGCTCAGCGCCGCCAAGGAGGTGCTGTACCACCTGGACATCTACTTTAGCAGCCAGCTGCAGAGCGCGCCGCTGCCCATCGTGGACAAGGGCCCCGTGGAGCTGCTCGAGGAGTTCGTGTTCCAGGTGCCCAAGGAGCGCGGCGCGCAGCCCAAG AGATTGAATTCGCTTCAGGAGCTCCAACTTCTTGAAATCATGTGCAATTATTTCCAGGAGCAAACCAAGGATTCTGTCCGGCAGATTATCTTCTCATCCCTTTTCAGCCCCCAAGGGAACAAAGCCGATGACAACAGGATGAGCTTGTTGGGAAAACTGGTCTCCATGGCAGTGGCTGTGTGTCGAATCCCAGTGTTGGAGTGTGCAGCCTCTTGGCTCCAG CGGACGCCCGTGGTCTACTGCGTGAGGTTGGCCAGGGCCCTGGTAGACGACTACTGCTGCCTGGTGCCGGGATCCGTGCAGACGCTGAAGCAGATATTCAGTGCCAGCCCCCGCTTCTGCTGCCAGTTCATAACTTCAGTCACTGCGCTGTACGACCTGTCGTCAG ATGAGCTCATCCCCCCGTTGGACTTGCTGGAAATGATTGTCACCTGGATTTTTGAGGACCCGCGGTTGATTCTCATCACTTTTCTGAACACGCCAATTGCAGCCAACCTCCCAATAGGATTTTTGGAGCTCACCCCGCTCACTGGATTGATCCGCTGGTGTGTGAAGGCCCCTCTGGCTTATAAACGGAAGAAGAAGCCCTCCTTAGCCAACGGCCACGTCCCCGCCAAAGTCGCGAAGGACTCGGCGGGGATGGACAGAGACTCCCACCTCTTGTACTCTAAGCTCCACCTCAGCGTCCTGCAGGTCCTCATGATGCTGCAGGTGCACTTGACCGAGAAGAACCTGTACGGGCGCCTGGGGCTCATCCTCTTTGACCACATGGTCCCGCTGGTGGAGGAGATCAACAGATTGGCGGATGAACTGAACCCCCTCAACGCCTCCCAGGAGATCGAGCTCTCCCTGGACCGGCTGGCACAAGCTCTGCAGGTGGCCATGGCCTCCGGAGCCCTGCTGTGCACAAGAG ATGACCTCAGAACCTTGTGCTCCAGGCTGCCCCATAACAA CCTGCTCCAGCTGGTGATCTCGGGCCCCGTGCAGCAGTCGCCCCATGCGGCGCTCCCTCCCGGCTTCTACCCCCACATCCACACGCCCCCGCTGGGCTACGGGGCCGTGCCAGCCCACCCCGCCGCCCACCCCGCCCTGCCCACACACCCCGGGCACACCTTCATCTCGGGCATGACGTTTCCATTCAGGCCCATCCGCTAG
- the C3H7orf26 gene encoding uncharacterized protein C7orf26 homolog isoform X2, whose amino-acid sequence MCNYFQEQTKDSVRQIIFSSLFSPQGNKADDNRMSLLGKLVSMAVAVCRIPVLECAASWLQRTPVVYCVRLARALVDDYCCLVPGSVQTLKQIFSASPRFCCQFITSVTALYDLSSDELIPPLDLLEMIVTWIFEDPRLILITFLNTPIAANLPIGFLELTPLTGLIRWCVKAPLAYKRKKKPSLANGHVPAKVAKDSAGMDRDSHLLYSKLHLSVLQVLMMLQVHLTEKNLYGRLGLILFDHMVPLVEEINRLADELNPLNASQEIELSLDRLAQALQVAMASGALLCTRDDLRTLCSRLPHNNLLQLVISGPVQQSPHAALPPGFYPHIHTPPLGYGAVPAHPAAHPALPTHPGHTFISGMTFPFRPIR is encoded by the exons ATGTGCAATTATTTCCAGGAGCAAACCAAGGATTCTGTCCGGCAGATTATCTTCTCATCCCTTTTCAGCCCCCAAGGGAACAAAGCCGATGACAACAGGATGAGCTTGTTGGGAAAACTGGTCTCCATGGCAGTGGCTGTGTGTCGAATCCCAGTGTTGGAGTGTGCAGCCTCTTGGCTCCAG CGGACGCCCGTGGTCTACTGCGTGAGGTTGGCCAGGGCCCTGGTAGACGACTACTGCTGCCTGGTGCCGGGATCCGTGCAGACGCTGAAGCAGATATTCAGTGCCAGCCCCCGCTTCTGCTGCCAGTTCATAACTTCAGTCACTGCGCTGTACGACCTGTCGTCAG ATGAGCTCATCCCCCCGTTGGACTTGCTGGAAATGATTGTCACCTGGATTTTTGAGGACCCGCGGTTGATTCTCATCACTTTTCTGAACACGCCAATTGCAGCCAACCTCCCAATAGGATTTTTGGAGCTCACCCCGCTCACTGGATTGATCCGCTGGTGTGTGAAGGCCCCTCTGGCTTATAAACGGAAGAAGAAGCCCTCCTTAGCCAACGGCCACGTCCCCGCCAAAGTCGCGAAGGACTCGGCGGGGATGGACAGAGACTCCCACCTCTTGTACTCTAAGCTCCACCTCAGCGTCCTGCAGGTCCTCATGATGCTGCAGGTGCACTTGACCGAGAAGAACCTGTACGGGCGCCTGGGGCTCATCCTCTTTGACCACATGGTCCCGCTGGTGGAGGAGATCAACAGATTGGCGGATGAACTGAACCCCCTCAACGCCTCCCAGGAGATCGAGCTCTCCCTGGACCGGCTGGCACAAGCTCTGCAGGTGGCCATGGCCTCCGGAGCCCTGCTGTGCACAAGAG ATGACCTCAGAACCTTGTGCTCCAGGCTGCCCCATAACAA CCTGCTCCAGCTGGTGATCTCGGGCCCCGTGCAGCAGTCGCCCCATGCGGCGCTCCCTCCCGGCTTCTACCCCCACATCCACACGCCCCCGCTGGGCTACGGGGCCGTGCCAGCCCACCCCGCCGCCCACCCCGCCCTGCCCACACACCCCGGGCACACCTTCATCTCGGGCATGACGTTTCCATTCAGGCCCATCCGCTAG